The Bacteroidota bacterium genome includes a region encoding these proteins:
- a CDS encoding DNA polymerase III subunit gamma/tau: protein MQSFVVSARKYRPASWDDVIGQDQVVITLKNAIKNNHLAQSFLFCGPRGVGKTTCARIMAKTINCENITPDGEACNVCGSCTSFNENASFNIHEIDAASNNSVEDIRSLVEQVRYAPASGKFKIYIVDEVHMLSSSAFNAFLKTLEEPPPYVKFILATTEKHKIIPTILSRCQIFDFNRIKIKHMTKQLEIICKNEGVDCDEEAMHLIAQKADGAMRDALSIFDRITSFSGKKITAKDVIENLNILDYEYYFKITNAFASEDVSSCLLLYNEVVNKGFEGDTFINGLAEHFRNLLMCKDEQTIQLLEISENLTERYKDQSALITSSFLLTGLDVLNTADVNYRTSKNKRLHVELAILKLCYMHNAVSSLEAGNTEKKTPRLTEIKLEKKIEISEKIITPAEIITSKAEILKEVTVENISPLQENISHIKKVVVENSTVFTPKMDDAETVIIPKKTDLRQVIKKEDDQRLADSQKVTVEEPMETISPEMFFVVWKQYADKIRKDHHRVAIIMDHAEVTINESNAILIRLDSSVEVSIMKEMISEMRMFIKEALENNQFEIAFEVGAAKNDRLKRPYTTQEKYKKMEELNPLIKDLKDTLGFELDY, encoded by the coding sequence GTGCAAAGTTTTGTAGTATCGGCAAGGAAATACAGGCCCGCTTCCTGGGATGATGTGATAGGGCAGGATCAGGTGGTGATAACCCTTAAAAACGCCATCAAAAACAACCATTTGGCGCAATCCTTTTTGTTTTGCGGTCCACGCGGCGTGGGAAAAACAACCTGTGCCCGTATCATGGCAAAAACCATTAACTGTGAAAATATCACTCCTGATGGTGAAGCTTGTAATGTTTGTGGCAGTTGTACTTCCTTCAACGAAAATGCCTCTTTTAATATTCATGAAATAGATGCTGCCTCTAATAATTCAGTGGAGGATATCCGCAGTTTAGTGGAACAGGTTCGATATGCACCAGCTTCGGGCAAGTTTAAAATTTATATTGTGGATGAGGTGCATATGTTGAGTTCAAGTGCATTTAATGCATTTTTAAAAACATTGGAAGAACCACCACCTTATGTAAAATTCATTCTTGCAACAACCGAAAAACACAAAATAATTCCAACCATATTAAGTCGTTGTCAGATATTTGATTTTAACAGGATCAAGATCAAACACATGACCAAACAACTGGAGATCATTTGCAAAAATGAAGGTGTTGATTGTGATGAGGAAGCCATGCATCTTATCGCTCAAAAAGCCGATGGCGCTATGCGCGATGCACTTAGTATTTTTGATCGTATCACCAGTTTCTCCGGAAAAAAGATCACGGCAAAAGATGTGATCGAAAATTTAAATATTCTCGATTATGAATATTATTTTAAAATTACGAATGCCTTTGCATCCGAAGATGTTTCCTCTTGTTTATTATTATATAATGAAGTTGTAAATAAGGGATTTGAAGGGGATACATTCATTAACGGATTAGCGGAACATTTCAGAAATCTGTTAATGTGTAAGGATGAACAAACAATTCAATTACTCGAGATAAGTGAAAATCTAACCGAAAGATATAAAGATCAGTCTGCATTAATTACATCATCATTTCTGTTAACTGGATTAGATGTATTAAACACCGCAGATGTAAATTACAGAACCAGCAAAAATAAAAGGTTACATGTTGAGCTTGCCATTCTGAAATTGTGTTATATGCACAATGCAGTTTCATCCCTTGAAGCGGGAAATACGGAAAAAAAAACTCCGCGACTGACTGAAATAAAACTGGAAAAGAAAATTGAAATATCAGAAAAAATTATTACTCCTGCAGAAATAATAACATCGAAAGCGGAAATATTAAAAGAAGTTACAGTTGAAAATATATCTCCTCTACAGGAGAATATTTCTCACATTAAAAAAGTTGTTGTAGAAAATAGCACGGTTTTCACTCCCAAGATGGATGATGCGGAAACCGTGATCATACCCAAAAAGACGGATCTTAGGCAAGTAATTAAAAAAGAAGACGACCAACGTCTTGCAGATTCACAAAAGGTGACTGTTGAAGAACCGATGGAAACAATTTCCCCTGAAATGTTTTTTGTTGTTTGGAAACAATATGCTGATAAAATAAGAAAAGACCATCATCGCGTTGCAATTATAATGGATCATGCAGAAGTTACAATAAATGAAAGTAATGCAATTTTAATTCGCCTGGATTCTTCTGTTGAAGTAAGTATAATGAAAGAAATGATCAGCGAAATGAGAATGTTTATAAAGGAGGCGTTGGAGAATAATCAGTTTGAAATTGCGTTTGAAGTTGGTGCTGCAAAAAATGACAGATTAAAAAGACCATACACAACACAGGAAAAATATAAAAAAATGGAGGAATTAAATCCTCTTATTAAAGATCTGAAGGATACTTTAGGTTTCGAACTCGATTATTAA
- a CDS encoding gliding motility-associated C-terminal domain-containing protein, with product MNFIYLQLNIFSANLWIRKYLIYIPLIGLSSLNGQNLIENGDFEMYSTCPFETSQISYAENWFDPTAATSDYFNMCDTTNTVSVPTNFMGYQPAQSGNAYAGIFIAQTGGPIYREYIETGFKSTLVAGMPYTLTFYANISDLSSCKPKTVCAFISSEFLSDYTTNSILMEPSDIIHTICSDPENYFDSIGQWEKIYACFLATGEERYITIGNSFSNDYAPCLSETGGNKTAYLYIDNIAIQPLQVQTVVVDTIICKGSTVVINASELIQEPQNITSQYTWNDGTSDPIKSLSKEGVYTVLIQNGCVTDTLKINIHFKVDCTEIFMIPNAFSPNDDGINDRFRIIEENITVKRFDIYNRWGIKVFESTDALTGWDGKINGKNAEIGVYLYILEYSTNITEKQESKKGYVTLIY from the coding sequence ATGAATTTCATTTATCTGCAATTAAATATCTTTTCAGCTAATCTGTGGATCAGGAAATATCTTATCTATATACCTTTAATTGGTCTTTCGTCTTTAAACGGACAAAATCTGATTGAAAATGGAGATTTTGAAATGTATTCTACCTGTCCCTTTGAAACATCTCAAATTTCATATGCAGAAAATTGGTTTGACCCAACTGCTGCAACTTCTGATTATTTTAATATGTGCGATACAACAAATACAGTTTCTGTGCCAACAAATTTTATGGGTTATCAGCCAGCACAATCAGGAAATGCTTATGCCGGAATTTTTATTGCACAAACCGGCGGGCCAATTTACAGAGAATATATTGAAACTGGATTTAAATCCACACTGGTTGCCGGGATGCCTTATACTCTTACATTTTATGCAAATATTTCGGATCTGAGTTCCTGTAAACCTAAAACCGTATGCGCATTTATTTCCTCAGAATTTCTGTCTGATTATACTACAAATAGTATCCTGATGGAGCCTTCAGATATTATTCATACCATATGCAGCGATCCGGAAAATTATTTTGACTCAATAGGCCAATGGGAAAAAATATATGCCTGTTTTCTCGCTACAGGTGAAGAACGATACATTACTATTGGAAATAGTTTCAGTAATGATTATGCTCCTTGTTTAAGTGAGACCGGTGGAAATAAAACAGCATATTTATATATAGATAATATTGCAATTCAACCATTGCAGGTGCAAACTGTTGTAGTTGATACCATCATCTGCAAAGGAAGTACAGTTGTAATAAACGCATCCGAATTAATTCAGGAACCTCAAAATATTACATCTCAATATACCTGGAACGATGGAACTTCAGATCCCATAAAATCTCTATCGAAAGAAGGTGTCTACACAGTTTTAATACAGAACGGTTGTGTTACTGATACTCTCAAAATAAATATTCATTTCAAAGTTGATTGCACTGAAATATTTATGATACCAAATGCATTTTCTCCAAATGATGACGGCATCAACGACAGATTCAGGATCATTGAAGAAAATATCACAGTGAAACGATTCGATATTTACAATAGATGGGGAATTAAAGTTTTTGAAAGCACAGATGCACTCACCGGATGGGATGGTAAAATAAATGGCAAAAACGCGGAGATTGGAGTTTATTTATATATACTGGAATACTCCACTAATATAACAGAAAAACAAGAAAGTAAAAAAGGTTATGTTACTTTAATCTATTGA
- a CDS encoding Type 1 glutamine amidotransferase-like domain-containing protein, with amino-acid sequence MRFILLVLCGLNYFLGFGQAFTSYYTGDTIDVVSSPTSGTVLMGGASENDYAMRWFLERADGGDVLVLRASGEDGYNDYFYSELGISVNSVQTIVCNSAAASIDPYLIAQIENAEALWFAGGNQWDYISFWRDTPVEDAINFVVNEKKIPIGGTSAGSAIMGEAYFSAENGSATSAQSLYDPFNDYMTLGYDDFIQNPVTMDLITDTHYDNPDRRGRHVAFLARLFNDYGHPFYGIGCEEYTAVCIDENNIAHAYGSYPGEEDYVYFIQVNCFEPQEPELCVDGEKLTWNRNDVALKVIKMGADNFGSGTLDLNDWKTAAGDDFTWENWWVEDGILNVLSDASAIDCTVANEDLIPDHQFIKIYPNPVSEKLTIEIKDNSEIIFYQLINMNGKIVKSGDLRGNITAIDIEKFPPSIYTLKIFNSKNYFVYNVMVY; translated from the coding sequence ATGCGTTTTATACTTTTAGTGTTGTGCGGTTTGAATTATTTTCTCGGTTTCGGACAAGCTTTTACTAGTTATTACACCGGCGATACTATTGATGTGGTGAGCAGTCCAACCTCCGGAACTGTTTTAATGGGTGGTGCGAGTGAAAACGATTATGCAATGCGTTGGTTCTTGGAAAGAGCTGATGGAGGTGATGTTTTGGTGCTCAGGGCTTCAGGAGAGGATGGGTATAACGATTATTTTTATTCTGAGCTCGGAATATCGGTAAATTCAGTTCAAACCATTGTCTGTAATTCAGCTGCTGCCTCTATTGATCCATATCTTATTGCCCAAATTGAAAATGCGGAAGCACTGTGGTTTGCCGGTGGCAATCAGTGGGATTATATTTCCTTTTGGCGCGACACACCTGTAGAAGATGCAATAAATTTTGTTGTGAATGAAAAAAAGATTCCCATCGGTGGAACGAGTGCCGGTTCGGCAATAATGGGAGAGGCCTATTTTTCTGCAGAAAATGGAAGTGCTACTTCCGCACAATCTCTGTATGATCCTTTTAATGATTACATGACTCTTGGATATGATGATTTTATTCAGAACCCTGTTACAATGGATCTCATTACAGACACACATTACGATAATCCCGATCGCCGGGGTAGACATGTTGCTTTTTTAGCGCGATTATTTAATGATTATGGTCATCCATTTTATGGCATTGGATGTGAAGAATATACTGCAGTTTGTATTGATGAAAATAATATTGCACATGCGTATGGATCTTATCCCGGAGAGGAAGATTATGTATATTTTATTCAGGTAAATTGTTTCGAACCACAGGAACCTGAATTATGTGTGGATGGAGAAAAATTAACCTGGAATAGAAATGATGTTGCCCTGAAAGTGATCAAAATGGGCGCTGATAATTTTGGTTCCGGAACCCTCGACCTCAACGACTGGAAAACCGCTGCAGGTGACGATTTTACCTGGGAAAACTGGTGGGTGGAAGATGGGATTCTAAATGTTTTATCTGATGCTTCAGCTATTGATTGTACTGTTGCAAATGAAGATTTAATTCCTGACCATCAATTTATAAAAATATACCCAAATCCTGTATCTGAAAAATTAACGATAGAAATAAAGGATAATTCTGAAATTATATTTTATCAATTGATCAACATGAATGGAAAAATTGTAAAAAGCGGAGATTTACGGGGAAATATAACAGCAATTGATATTGAAAAATTTCCCCCGTCCATTTATACTTTAAAAATCTTTAATTCTAAAAATTACTTTGTGTATAATGTGATGGTATATTAA
- a CDS encoding proline dehydrogenase family protein — protein sequence MNNSGITSVLTGLAQLTIKLHLPFKWAIKKTVYDQFCGGETLEKTIPVIQKLESFNIGAIIDYGVEGKENEEEFERTKNELIKIIQFAKSRNKNGKVTVPFLSCKVTGLTPFSILEKINNGSELTESDQKEKTALYARMHAIAASAADANIGLFIDAEESWIQDAVDTLTFELMRKYNKTNAVVYSTPQMYRHDRLEFCKRSLQDAIEHNYILGLKPVRGAYMEKERKRAEEMNYPSPIQKDKEATDKDYDAVLEFSINNIEKIALCAATHNEKSSLFLAEELHKRNIPHNHPHISFSQLYGMSDQITYNLAKGGYNATKYLPYGPVKDVIPYLIRRAQENKSVSGQMSRELGLLYKEIKRRGL from the coding sequence ATGAATAATTCCGGTATCACTTCTGTTTTAACGGGATTGGCACAACTAACAATAAAATTGCATCTGCCATTTAAATGGGCAATTAAAAAAACAGTATACGACCAGTTTTGCGGAGGTGAAACGCTGGAAAAAACTATTCCTGTTATCCAAAAATTAGAATCATTTAATATAGGAGCTATTATTGATTATGGCGTGGAGGGCAAAGAAAATGAAGAGGAATTTGAAAGAACAAAAAATGAATTGATCAAAATAATTCAGTTTGCTAAAAGTCGAAATAAAAACGGAAAAGTTACAGTTCCGTTTTTAAGTTGTAAGGTTACCGGATTAACGCCATTTAGTATTTTGGAAAAAATAAATAATGGATCAGAATTAACAGAATCAGACCAAAAAGAAAAAACAGCTTTATATGCCAGAATGCACGCCATTGCGGCATCTGCGGCAGATGCCAATATTGGATTATTTATTGATGCAGAAGAAAGTTGGATTCAGGATGCAGTTGATACACTCACGTTTGAATTAATGCGCAAATACAATAAAACAAATGCTGTTGTTTATAGTACTCCACAAATGTATCGCCACGACCGACTTGAATTTTGCAAACGATCGCTGCAGGATGCAATAGAACATAATTATATTTTAGGATTAAAACCGGTTCGTGGTGCTTATATGGAAAAAGAAAGAAAACGCGCTGAAGAAATGAATTATCCCTCTCCAATTCAAAAGGATAAAGAAGCAACAGACAAAGATTACGACGCAGTATTAGAATTCTCCATAAATAATATAGAAAAAATTGCTCTTTGCGCTGCTACCCACAACGAAAAAAGCAGTTTATTCCTTGCAGAAGAATTACATAAAAGAAATATCCCTCACAATCATCCGCATATTTCATTTTCCCAATTATACGGAATGAGTGATCAGATCACCTATAATCTTGCAAAAGGGGGATATAATGCCACCAAATACCTACCATATGGTCCGGTAAAAGACGTTATTCCCTACCTGATCAGAAGAGCCCAGGAAAATAAAAGCGTAAGTGGGCAAATGAGCAGGGAGTTGGGTTTGCTTTATAAGGAGATAAAAAGAAGAGGTTTATAG
- a CDS encoding homogentisate 1,2-dioxygenase translates to MPFYSKLGEIPEKRHTQFRKPDGTLYHEELFSTEGFSNTYSLLYHLYPPTKIKQVGEAYSVEPKVVLSKQLKHRSLHGFKINPADDYLESRKAVLVNSDLHISLAAPRKSMTDYFYKNVDADEMIFCHEGSGTLLTMYGELKFEYGDYIIIPRGTLYQIHFNTENNRLFILESFSPIEFPKRYLNKVGQLMEHAPFCERDIKTPTNLITHDVQGDFFFKIKKQGIIYPYHYANHPFDLIGWDGYVYPWTFSIHNFEPITGRVHQPPPVHQTFEARNFVVCSFVPRMFDYHPLAIPAPYNHSNIDSDEILYYVDGDFMSRKHVERGMITLHPGGIPHGPHPGTYEGSIGKKETHELALMVDPFRPLQLTEEALGIEDREYYLSWLT, encoded by the coding sequence ATGCCATTTTACAGTAAATTGGGGGAAATACCGGAAAAACGCCATACACAATTCAGAAAGCCTGATGGCACATTGTATCATGAGGAATTGTTTTCAACGGAGGGATTCAGCAATACCTATTCTTTATTATATCACCTTTATCCGCCAACCAAAATAAAACAGGTTGGAGAAGCCTATTCGGTGGAACCGAAAGTTGTACTTTCCAAACAATTAAAACACCGCTCCTTACACGGATTTAAAATCAATCCTGCAGATGATTATCTGGAAAGCAGAAAAGCAGTGCTTGTGAATAGTGATCTTCATATTTCACTTGCAGCACCCCGCAAAAGCATGACCGATTATTTTTATAAAAATGTGGATGCAGATGAAATGATATTTTGTCATGAAGGCAGTGGCACCTTATTGACAATGTATGGGGAATTAAAGTTTGAATACGGTGATTATATTATTATCCCAAGAGGAACATTATATCAGATCCATTTTAATACAGAAAATAACAGATTATTTATTTTGGAATCATTTTCACCAATTGAATTTCCTAAACGGTATTTAAATAAAGTAGGACAATTAATGGAGCATGCACCATTTTGTGAACGCGATATTAAAACACCAACTAATTTGATAACACATGATGTTCAGGGTGATTTCTTTTTCAAAATAAAAAAACAGGGAATAATTTATCCTTACCATTATGCAAATCATCCATTTGATCTGATAGGATGGGACGGATATGTTTATCCATGGACATTTTCCATACATAATTTCGAACCTATAACGGGACGCGTTCATCAACCACCTCCGGTACATCAAACTTTTGAAGCACGTAATTTTGTTGTATGCAGTTTTGTGCCACGTATGTTCGACTATCATCCACTTGCAATACCAGCTCCATATAATCACAGTAATATCGACAGCGATGAAATTCTTTATTATGTTGATGGAGATTTTATGAGCCGAAAACACGTTGAACGCGGTATGATAACACTTCATCCCGGAGGTATTCCCCACGGCCCACACCCGGGCACCTACGAAGGCAGCATAGGCAAAAAAGAAACCCACGAACTCGCACTCATGGTAGATCCGTTTCGCCCGCTTCAATTAACGGAAGAGGCGTTGGGGATTGAGGATAGGGAATACTATCTTTCTTGGTTAACTTGA
- a CDS encoding four helix bundle protein: MNDYFSDDNIILKLTFEFSLLIIEYTEKLEEMRKYPMARQLFRSGTSIGANANEAQNAESKADFIHKMKIAAKEGEETFYWLNLCKHAPNYPDCDYLIVKLNRINRTLGKIIKSSKKQ, encoded by the coding sequence ATGAATGATTATTTTAGTGATGATAATATCATCTTGAAATTGACCTTTGAATTTAGTTTGCTGATTATTGAATACACTGAAAAGTTGGAGGAAATGAGAAAGTATCCTATGGCGAGACAACTTTTTAGATCAGGAACTTCGATTGGGGCAAACGCAAACGAGGCTCAAAATGCGGAAAGTAAAGCGGATTTCATACATAAAATGAAAATTGCTGCAAAAGAAGGAGAAGAAACATTTTATTGGTTAAATTTATGTAAACATGCTCCAAACTATCCCGATTGTGATTATTTAATTGTGAAACTAAATAGAATTAACAGAACTTTAGGAAAAATAATAAAATCCTCAAAAAAACAATAA
- the hppD gene encoding 4-hydroxyphenylpyruvate dioxygenase, which produces METLNLNQTSSPLETLDFLPLNGTDHIEFYVGNAKQSAYYYQSAWGYKLVAYAGLETGVRDRASYVLQQEKIRIVLTSSFDPESEISMHVKRHGDGVKVLALMVDDATKSFEETVKRGAKPAMQPTVMKDAYGEVVVSAIHTYGETIHKFVERRNYSGAFMPGFEAKESTINIQPIGLKYIDHCVGNVELGRMNEWVKFYEDVMGFKLLITFDDNDISTEYTALMSKVVSNGNGFVKFPINEPAEGKKKSQIDEYLEFYKGAGVQHIAVASDNILETVAELRKRGVEFLQVPGAYYEDVLERVGHIDENLEDLKRLNILIDRDEEGYLLQIFTKPVEDRPTVFYEIIERHGAKSFGKGNFKALFEAIEREQELRGTL; this is translated from the coding sequence ATGGAAACTTTAAATCTAAATCAAACCTCCTCCCCTCTCGAAACACTCGACTTCCTTCCACTAAATGGAACGGATCATATTGAATTTTATGTGGGAAATGCGAAGCAGTCGGCGTATTATTATCAGTCGGCGTGGGGATATAAATTGGTGGCATATGCCGGATTGGAAACCGGAGTTCGCGATAGGGCGAGTTACGTTTTGCAACAGGAAAAGATAAGAATCGTATTAACCTCTTCCTTTGATCCTGAAAGTGAAATTTCGATGCATGTTAAAAGACATGGTGACGGTGTAAAGGTTTTGGCATTAATGGTGGATGATGCAACAAAAAGTTTTGAGGAAACTGTAAAACGAGGAGCAAAACCCGCGATGCAACCTACCGTAATGAAAGATGCTTACGGAGAAGTGGTTGTTTCAGCAATACACACTTATGGCGAAACCATTCATAAATTCGTGGAGAGAAGAAATTATTCCGGTGCGTTCATGCCAGGGTTTGAAGCAAAGGAGTCGACAATAAATATACAGCCAATAGGATTAAAATATATTGATCACTGCGTGGGAAATGTGGAGTTGGGGCGCATGAACGAGTGGGTGAAATTTTATGAAGATGTAATGGGATTCAAACTATTAATAACATTTGATGATAATGATATATCTACAGAATATACAGCATTGATGAGCAAAGTTGTTTCTAATGGAAATGGATTTGTTAAATTCCCTATAAATGAACCTGCCGAGGGAAAAAAGAAAAGTCAGATAGATGAGTACCTTGAATTTTATAAAGGAGCGGGTGTTCAGCATATTGCCGTGGCTTCGGATAATATTTTGGAGACGGTAGCTGAATTAAGAAAACGCGGTGTTGAATTTTTACAGGTTCCCGGAGCTTATTACGAAGATGTATTGGAACGTGTTGGACATATTGACGAAAATCTTGAAGACCTGAAACGACTTAATATTTTGATCGACCGCGATGAGGAAGGATATCTCTTGCAAATTTTTACAAAACCGGTTGAGGACAGGCCAACAGTTTTTTATGAAATAATCGAACGACATGGTGCAAAGAGTTTTGGAAAGGGTAATTTTAAAGCATTATTTGAGGCAATTGAAAGAGAACAGGAATTGCGCGGTACTTTATAA